The Deltaproteobacteria bacterium genome window below encodes:
- a CDS encoding VWA domain-containing protein, which yields MVALGQLAACAEPVLVLGRAGSSGDSGVHSGAEVTSMGTVPDLPPFDACDPELGCQDKIDVLFVIDNSGTMGEEQLNLAKNFPLLVEQLQSLEDGHGNRVGADVNIMVTTTDVDNPSCHGAWVKPDYVPARGAPVSTPCTERIARFTGLGMPPPVVEQACTDVCAPALPVAPRDQFIHFDRDGDNVDAGDAAAALACVGPQGIDGCGYESPLEAMSQALNPAACWNDPARCDDPAWSWIEQPFLRDGAVLAIAIITDETDCSVRDFSIMTDPDFLEVNPVTDIRSPSSALCWHAGARCDDLDPATGVYAQCVQSNHDDDGSEDVADDRAVLQPVSRYARLLHSLRDQGREVIMLGILGVPEVTEHAALPRTSPSRAASRRSSTAAGATPSTPSATCFPTSGPTASTRPTNSSSSASGPAAPATTTPPACSPARRSPTSASAACARASTPPTIPAPRRSTRPACAAASSRSATTISAPRSAA from the coding sequence GTGGTCGCGCTCGGACAGCTGGCGGCCTGTGCGGAGCCCGTGCTCGTGCTCGGCCGTGCCGGTAGCAGTGGCGACAGCGGCGTGCACTCGGGGGCCGAGGTCACCAGCATGGGCACCGTGCCCGACCTGCCGCCGTTCGACGCCTGTGATCCCGAGCTCGGCTGCCAGGACAAGATCGACGTGCTGTTCGTGATCGACAACTCCGGGACGATGGGCGAGGAGCAGCTCAACCTCGCCAAGAACTTCCCGCTATTGGTCGAGCAGCTGCAGTCGCTCGAGGACGGTCACGGCAATCGCGTGGGCGCGGACGTCAACATCATGGTGACCACCACCGACGTCGACAATCCCTCGTGCCACGGCGCGTGGGTCAAGCCCGACTACGTCCCCGCCCGTGGCGCACCGGTGTCGACGCCGTGCACCGAACGCATCGCCCGCTTCACCGGCCTCGGGATGCCGCCGCCGGTGGTCGAGCAGGCCTGTACCGACGTCTGCGCGCCGGCGCTGCCGGTCGCGCCGCGCGATCAGTTCATCCACTTCGATCGCGACGGCGACAACGTCGACGCCGGCGATGCCGCGGCCGCACTCGCGTGCGTCGGGCCCCAGGGTATCGACGGCTGTGGCTACGAGAGTCCGCTCGAGGCGATGTCGCAGGCGCTGAATCCCGCGGCGTGCTGGAACGATCCCGCCCGCTGCGACGATCCAGCGTGGAGCTGGATCGAGCAACCGTTCCTGCGCGACGGTGCCGTGCTCGCGATTGCGATCATCACCGACGAGACCGATTGCTCGGTGCGCGACTTCTCGATCATGACCGACCCCGACTTCCTCGAGGTCAATCCCGTCACCGACATCCGCTCGCCGAGCTCGGCGCTGTGCTGGCACGCGGGAGCGCGCTGCGACGATCTCGACCCCGCGACCGGCGTGTATGCGCAGTGCGTGCAGTCGAACCACGACGACGACGGCAGCGAGGACGTCGCCGACGACCGCGCGGTGCTGCAGCCGGTGTCCCGCTACGCCCGGCTGCTGCACTCGCTGCGCGACCAGGGGCGCGAGGTGATCATGCTCGGCATCCTTGGCGTGCCGGAGGTCACCGAGCACGCCGCGCTGCCCCGTACGAGCCCGTCGCGGGCGGCGTCGCGGCGCTCGAGTACCGCGGCTGGCGCGACCCCGAGTACCCCGTCGGCGACGTGCTTCCCGACGAGTGGGCCGACGGCGTCGACGCGGCCTACAAACAGTTCGAGTTCGGCATCGGGCCCGGCTGCACCGGCTACGACGACGCCACCGGCGTGTTCACCGGCCAGGCGATCGCCGACGTCCGCATCCGCAGCGTGTGCGAGAGCCTCAACACCGCCGACGATCCCAGCACCCCGGCGATCGACGAGACCCGCGTGCGCTGCTGCATCGAGTCGATCTGCGACGACGATTTCAGCGCCGCGATCGGCTGCCTGA
- a CDS encoding RNA polymerase sigma factor — translation MTSAQPGPGHLHLQETDDGVLVARVRSGDRAAFRELYLRHAHAVATAVARWLGHNADVDDIVQDTFVRASERMDTLRSASHVRPWLVTIAIRLTHSRLTRARRRFALLEVFRWHEPRTSDPRDRAPADELVAALVRVPENHRLPWTLHRIEGEKLEDVALTCGVSLATVKRRIADCERSLSHALGRWAPASGGEP, via the coding sequence GTGACCTCGGCGCAACCCGGACCCGGGCACCTGCACCTGCAGGAGACCGACGACGGGGTGCTCGTCGCCCGAGTCCGCAGCGGAGACCGCGCCGCCTTCCGCGAGCTCTACCTGCGTCACGCCCATGCGGTCGCGACCGCGGTCGCGCGCTGGCTCGGCCACAACGCCGACGTCGACGACATCGTGCAGGACACCTTCGTGCGGGCGAGCGAGCGCATGGACACGCTGCGCTCCGCGAGCCACGTGCGTCCGTGGTTGGTGACGATCGCGATCCGGCTGACCCACTCGCGGCTGACGCGGGCGCGGCGTCGCTTCGCGCTGCTCGAGGTGTTCCGCTGGCACGAGCCGCGAACCTCCGATCCCCGCGACCGGGCGCCCGCCGACGAGCTCGTCGCCGCGCTCGTGCGGGTGCCCGAGAATCACCGCCTGCCGTGGACGCTGCACCGCATCGAGGGCGAGAAGCTCGAGGACGTCGCGCTCACCTGCGGCGTGTCGTTGGCGACCGTGAAGCGTCGCATCGCCGACTGCGAGCGCTCGCTATCCCACGCGCTGGGTCGGTGGGCACCGGCATCGGGGGGTGAGCCGTGA
- a CDS encoding FecR domain-containing protein: protein MERALDELRAREPAWDRLRERRALARIEAALDAAPRRDTAPRRWRPAVLAGVAAVAAAVWLLLWLRPSATSEAEPDGGTTLAAELTPEPVVLPIATPSIPSVTAPTLALADGSIATLHDGARVELAMQSATAIRLQQSSGRVHYEVRPGLPRTFVVEADGVEVTVVGTAFWITREPAAVRVTVEHGHVRVARTGAAEVADLHAGDELRLELAITTAAVASVDLPPVPRVDRTRRAAKPAPAPVPPTSAEVTPAPDVDALLATADAALARGDRAAAAAALDAIVREHGDDPHAYGAAFQLGKIERARGRHRAAAAAFLAATRKSPGGALSEDARAEAALELFEAGDLTRARAAAADYLAHHPGGVHVARIEAMRAQLP from the coding sequence GTGGAACGTGCGCTCGACGAGCTGCGCGCACGCGAGCCCGCGTGGGACCGGCTGCGCGAGCGACGAGCCCTGGCCCGCATCGAGGCCGCGCTCGACGCTGCGCCGCGCCGCGACACCGCGCCGCGGCGCTGGCGACCCGCGGTGCTGGCCGGCGTGGCTGCGGTCGCGGCGGCGGTGTGGCTGCTGCTGTGGCTGCGACCGTCGGCGACTTCCGAGGCGGAGCCCGACGGCGGCACCACGCTCGCAGCCGAGCTCACACCTGAGCCGGTCGTGCTGCCGATCGCGACGCCGTCGATCCCGAGCGTGACGGCGCCGACCTTGGCGCTCGCCGATGGCTCGATCGCGACGCTCCACGACGGCGCGCGGGTCGAGCTCGCGATGCAGAGCGCCACCGCGATCCGCCTGCAGCAGTCGAGTGGCCGCGTGCACTACGAGGTGCGCCCGGGACTGCCGCGCACGTTCGTGGTCGAGGCCGATGGCGTCGAGGTGACGGTGGTCGGCACCGCGTTCTGGATCACCCGCGAGCCCGCCGCGGTTCGCGTCACCGTCGAGCACGGCCACGTCCGGGTCGCGCGGACCGGCGCCGCAGAGGTCGCCGATCTGCACGCGGGCGACGAGCTGCGACTCGAGCTCGCGATCACGACCGCGGCGGTCGCCAGCGTCGACCTACCGCCGGTCCCGCGCGTCGATCGGACTCGCCGCGCGGCCAAGCCCGCGCCGGCGCCGGTGCCCCCCACCAGCGCCGAGGTCACGCCGGCCCCGGATGTGGACGCGCTGCTCGCCACCGCCGACGCCGCGCTCGCGCGCGGCGATCGGGCCGCCGCAGCCGCGGCGCTCGACGCGATCGTGCGCGAGCACGGCGACGATCCCCACGCCTACGGTGCCGCGTTCCAGCTCGGCAAGATCGAGCGCGCACGCGGACGCCACCGCGCCGCCGCGGCGGCGTTCCTGGCCGCCACCCGCAAGTCACCCGGCGGTGCGCTCAGCGAGGACGCACGGGCCGAGGCCGCACTCGAGCTCTTCGAGGCCGGCGACCTCACGCGCGCCCGCGCGGCCGCGGCCGACTACCTCGCGCACCACCCCGGCGGCGTGCACGTGGCCCGCATCGAAGCCATGCGCGCGCAGCTGCCCTGA
- the htpG gene encoding molecular chaperone HtpG, which yields MSDDRETPTTHAFKAEVAAVLRLVTNSLYTNRDIFLRELVSNASDALDKARFAALVEPELEGKDLAPKILVQIDVATGVVVVEDNGIGMTAAEAERNLGTIAHSGTLEFLQQAAKNREGKPDLDLIGQFGVGFYSGFMVADRIVVETRSARPGQAAVRWTSAGDGSFEMSAGSRGERGTRIELHLRDDAKEYLDRWRLQQIIKRYSDYVLHPIELTQRDEGGELQGAGEQVNAAKAFWTRSAKELTDAEYQEFYTHVMGGFVLPGDKPLARLHVGMDAPIQFKSVLFVPGHRPMDLFGEDSKHLRLYARRVLVMESCDKLLPSYLRFFRGVVDSEDLPLNVSRETLQEHHSLAAIRRQLTRKALALLADTAKDDPEGYAKLWHEFGVFLKEGLHTDNAHREQLSELLRWGSTAATGEGAASLVSLAQYVDAMPAEQTAIYYISGESGDDLARSPHLEACRAKGFAVLLMTDAVDEWVVQDLERYRDKPLVNVTQGELDFAKPDDAADAGELAPLVERAKAVLGDRVKDVRSSARMTASAACLVDDAGGLGRNMERILKMAGREITARPRILELNPGHPFVRATAKRIAEDAQDAEATLWIELLHDQAALAEGVVTDPAGVVARIQRVLDHAAGTDVKAGS from the coding sequence GTGAGCGACGACCGCGAGACCCCGACGACCCATGCATTCAAGGCCGAAGTCGCGGCGGTGCTGCGCCTGGTCACCAACTCGCTGTACACCAACCGCGACATCTTCCTGCGCGAGCTGGTCAGCAACGCCTCCGACGCCCTCGACAAGGCCCGCTTCGCGGCGCTGGTCGAGCCCGAGCTCGAGGGCAAGGACCTCGCACCCAAGATCCTCGTGCAGATCGACGTCGCCACCGGCGTGGTCGTGGTCGAAGACAACGGCATCGGCATGACCGCCGCCGAGGCCGAGCGCAACCTCGGCACCATCGCGCACTCCGGCACGCTCGAGTTCCTGCAGCAGGCCGCGAAGAATCGCGAGGGCAAGCCCGACCTCGACCTCATCGGCCAGTTCGGCGTCGGCTTCTACAGTGGCTTCATGGTCGCCGACCGCATCGTCGTCGAGACCCGCTCGGCGCGACCCGGCCAGGCGGCGGTGCGCTGGACCAGCGCCGGCGACGGCAGCTTCGAGATGTCGGCCGGCAGCCGCGGCGAGCGGGGCACCCGCATCGAGCTGCACCTGCGCGACGACGCCAAGGAGTACCTCGACCGCTGGCGCCTGCAGCAGATCATCAAGCGCTACAGCGACTACGTGCTGCACCCGATCGAGCTCACCCAGCGCGACGAGGGCGGCGAGCTCCAGGGCGCCGGCGAGCAGGTCAACGCGGCCAAGGCGTTCTGGACCCGCAGCGCCAAGGAGCTGACCGACGCCGAGTACCAGGAGTTCTACACCCACGTGATGGGTGGCTTCGTGCTGCCGGGCGACAAGCCGCTCGCGCGCCTGCACGTCGGCATGGACGCGCCGATCCAGTTCAAGAGCGTGTTGTTCGTGCCCGGCCACCGGCCGATGGATCTGTTCGGTGAGGACAGCAAGCACCTGCGGCTGTACGCGCGCCGCGTGCTGGTGATGGAGAGCTGCGACAAGCTGCTGCCGTCGTACCTGCGGTTCTTCCGCGGCGTGGTCGACAGCGAGGACCTGCCGCTCAACGTCTCGCGCGAGACCCTGCAGGAGCACCACTCGCTGGCCGCGATCCGCCGCCAGCTCACCCGCAAGGCACTGGCGCTGCTCGCCGACACCGCCAAGGACGACCCCGAGGGCTACGCCAAGCTGTGGCACGAGTTCGGCGTGTTCCTCAAGGAGGGCCTGCACACCGACAACGCCCACCGCGAGCAGCTGAGCGAGCTGCTGCGTTGGGGCAGCACCGCGGCCACCGGCGAGGGCGCCGCGTCGCTGGTGTCGCTCGCACAGTACGTCGACGCGATGCCGGCCGAGCAGACCGCGATCTATTACATCTCCGGCGAGTCCGGCGACGACCTCGCGCGCAGCCCCCACCTCGAGGCCTGCCGCGCCAAGGGCTTCGCGGTGCTGCTCATGACCGACGCGGTCGACGAGTGGGTGGTGCAGGATCTCGAGCGCTACCGCGACAAGCCCCTGGTCAACGTGACCCAGGGCGAGCTCGACTTCGCCAAGCCCGACGATGCCGCCGACGCGGGCGAGCTCGCGCCGCTGGTGGAGCGCGCCAAGGCGGTGCTGGGCGATCGCGTGAAGGACGTGCGCAGCTCGGCGCGCATGACCGCCTCGGCGGCGTGCCTGGTCGACGACGCCGGCGGGCTCGGCCGCAACATGGAGCGCATCCTGAAGATGGCCGGACGCGAGATCACGGCGCGGCCACGCATCCTCGAGCTCAACCCCGGTCATCCCTTCGTGCGCGCGACCGCCAAGCGCATCGCCGAGGATGCCCAGGACGCCGAGGCCACGCTGTGGATCGAGCTGCTGCACGACCAGGCCGCGCTGGCCGAGGGCGTCGTCACGGATCCCGCCGGCGTCGTCGCTCGCATCCAACGCGTGCTCGACCACGCCGCCGGCACCGACGTCAAGGCGGGTTCGTGA
- the hemH gene encoding ferrochelatase: MTEVPTGVLLCNLGTPEAPRAPEVRRYLRQFLSDPRVIDIPRPVRGALLELVILPRRPSQSAHAYQKVWTEAGSPLLVHSVALRDAVASALPQHRVELGMRYGQPDVGDAFERLCAAGCVKIIVVPLYPQYASSSTGSTLQLLYERAAGLWHTPMLEVVPPFYDARSFIDAFVTVARPVLDEHQPEHVLMSFHGQPERHCHKGDRSGSHCLAKPDCCDAIGPVNAQCYRAHCYATARALAAGLALPDDGWSTSFQSRLGRTPWIRPFTDEVLPALVAKGVKRIAVMCPSFVADCLETLEEIAIRARDDWRAAGGEELWLVPSLNATKPWVDAVCGMIRARDADA, from the coding sequence GTGACCGAGGTCCCGACCGGCGTCCTGCTGTGCAACCTCGGCACGCCCGAGGCCCCACGCGCCCCCGAGGTCCGTCGCTACCTCCGACAGTTCCTGTCCGACCCGCGCGTGATCGACATCCCCCGTCCGGTGCGGGGGGCCCTGCTCGAGCTCGTGATCCTGCCGCGGCGCCCGAGCCAGTCCGCCCACGCGTACCAGAAGGTGTGGACCGAAGCCGGCTCGCCGCTGCTCGTGCACTCGGTCGCGCTGCGCGACGCCGTCGCGTCGGCGCTGCCGCAGCACCGCGTCGAGCTCGGCATGCGCTACGGCCAGCCCGACGTCGGCGACGCCTTCGAGCGGCTGTGCGCGGCCGGCTGCGTGAAGATCATCGTGGTGCCGCTGTACCCGCAGTACGCCTCGAGCTCGACCGGCTCGACGCTGCAGCTGCTGTACGAGCGCGCCGCCGGCCTCTGGCACACGCCGATGCTCGAGGTGGTGCCGCCGTTCTACGACGCGCGCAGCTTCATCGATGCGTTCGTCACGGTCGCACGGCCGGTGCTCGACGAGCACCAGCCCGAGCACGTGCTGATGAGCTTCCACGGGCAGCCCGAGCGGCACTGCCACAAGGGCGATCGCAGCGGCAGCCACTGCCTGGCCAAGCCCGACTGCTGCGACGCGATCGGTCCCGTGAACGCGCAGTGCTACCGCGCGCACTGCTACGCCACCGCCCGGGCGCTGGCGGCCGGCCTCGCGCTGCCCGACGACGGCTGGAGCACCTCGTTCCAGAGCCGGCTCGGTCGCACCCCGTGGATCCGCCCGTTCACCGACGAGGTGCTCCCTGCGCTGGTGGCCAAGGGTGTGAAGCGCATCGCGGTGATGTGCCCGTCGTTCGTCGCCGACTGCCTCGAGACACTCGAAGAGATCGCGATTCGGGCGCGCGACGACTGGCGCGCCGCCGGCGGCGAAGAGCTGTGGTTGGTGCCATCGCTCAACGCCACCAAGCCGTGGGTCGACGCGGTGTGCGGCATGATCCGCGCCCGCGATGCCGACGCCTGA